A stretch of Mucilaginibacter terrae DNA encodes these proteins:
- a CDS encoding RecQ family ATP-dependent DNA helicase, translating to MTIQQILQHYWKHDTFRPLQQPIIDSVMQGRDTLALLPTGGGKSVCYQVPAMAMEGICLVISPLVALMKDQVDSLQAKGIEAMSIVSGMGKREVDIALDNCIYGPVKFLYLSPERLMSDLVRERIKYMKVNLIAIDEAHCISQWGYDFRPPYLHIADLRQLHPNVPVLALTATATADVRDDIQDKLLFKERNVFQQSFERKNISYRVVNEENKLRRMLDVARSVKGSGIVYVRSRKETTELAKFFNDHGIPADYYHAGLPSDLRTAKQEQWKSNHIRIIVATNAFGMGIDKPDVRFVLHRDLPESLEAYYQEAGRAGRDEQKAYAVLLYNNNDKQKQYHKFEVNFPSVDEIKQVYHYLANFYQLAYGAGEGLSFDLDVADFCGRFKLDALRTLNALKFLEQGEYLSFNESVFLPSRFEFEIPHEELYNFQIQNAAWDPFIKTLLRSYGGAFDNYTRIREFDVARRTNLSVQQVTDAMQQLNDYGVLSYLPQTDKPQVTWLKPRHTAANLWIDRQYLETRKAVYLKKMEAMLAYCETDKCRSQQLLSYFNEPDAAKCGVCDVCLREKRHENAGELQNQLTNEIVQLLTSSPLSLEQLVTGLKHGKQPDRLTIIRQLLDAGRIKTNGDKYYL from the coding sequence ATGACCATACAGCAAATACTTCAGCATTACTGGAAACATGATACGTTCCGGCCCTTGCAGCAGCCCATTATCGATTCGGTAATGCAGGGGCGCGATACGCTGGCGCTGCTGCCTACGGGTGGAGGCAAGTCGGTTTGTTACCAGGTACCTGCCATGGCTATGGAGGGTATTTGCTTGGTTATTTCGCCGCTTGTAGCCCTCATGAAAGACCAGGTGGATAGCCTGCAGGCTAAAGGTATCGAGGCTATGTCCATCGTATCGGGCATGGGCAAGCGTGAGGTTGATATTGCGCTGGATAATTGCATTTATGGCCCGGTAAAATTTCTGTACCTCTCGCCCGAACGGCTTATGAGCGATTTAGTGCGCGAGCGCATCAAGTACATGAAGGTAAACCTCATTGCCATTGATGAGGCGCATTGTATATCACAGTGGGGATATGATTTTCGCCCGCCTTATTTGCATATAGCCGATCTTCGGCAGTTACACCCTAATGTTCCGGTATTGGCGCTTACGGCCACTGCCACAGCCGATGTGCGCGATGATATTCAGGACAAACTTCTGTTTAAAGAGCGCAACGTTTTTCAGCAAAGTTTCGAACGCAAGAACATCAGCTATCGCGTAGTAAACGAAGAAAACAAACTGCGCCGCATGTTGGATGTAGCCCGCAGTGTAAAGGGCAGCGGCATTGTATACGTGCGTAGCCGTAAAGAAACTACCGAACTGGCTAAGTTTTTTAACGACCACGGCATCCCGGCCGATTATTATCATGCCGGTTTACCTTCCGATTTGCGCACCGCCAAACAGGAGCAATGGAAAAGTAACCACATCCGCATTATTGTAGCTACTAATGCCTTCGGGATGGGGATTGACAAGCCCGACGTGCGCTTTGTGCTGCACCGCGATTTGCCCGAAAGTTTGGAGGCGTACTACCAGGAGGCCGGTCGTGCTGGTAGGGATGAGCAAAAGGCTTATGCCGTATTGCTGTATAATAATAACGACAAGCAAAAGCAGTATCATAAATTTGAGGTTAACTTTCCATCGGTTGATGAAATAAAGCAGGTTTATCATTATTTGGCCAACTTTTACCAACTGGCCTATGGGGCAGGAGAGGGGTTGAGTTTTGACCTTGACGTGGCCGATTTTTGCGGCCGCTTTAAACTCGATGCCCTTAGAACCTTAAACGCCCTCAAGTTTTTAGAACAGGGCGAATACCTGAGTTTTAACGAAAGTGTTTTTTTGCCCTCGCGCTTCGAGTTTGAGATACCGCACGAAGAGCTTTACAACTTCCAGATACAAAATGCAGCGTGGGACCCATTTATCAAAACCCTGCTGCGCTCTTACGGTGGTGCGTTTGATAATTATACCCGCATCCGCGAGTTTGATGTAGCCCGTCGTACCAACCTCAGCGTGCAGCAGGTAACCGATGCCATGCAGCAGTTGAACGATTATGGCGTACTGAGTTATTTGCCTCAAACTGATAAGCCACAGGTTACCTGGCTAAAGCCGCGCCACACCGCAGCCAACTTGTGGATAGACCGCCAATACCTGGAAACGCGCAAGGCCGTATACCTAAAAAAGATGGAAGCTATGCTGGCCTATTGCGAAACCGATAAGTGCCGCAGCCAGCAATTATTAAGCTATTTTAACGAGCCCGATGCCGCCAAATGCGGCGTTTGCGATGTATGCCTGCGCGAAAAGCGACACGAGAACGCCGGAGAACTGCAAAATCAGCTTACTAACGAAATTGTACAGTTGCTCACCTCGTCGCCATTATCGCTCGAGCAACTGGTTACCGGCCTTAAACACGGTAAACAACCCGACAGGTTAACCATAATACGCCAATTACTGGATGCCGGTCGTATAAAAACCAATGGCGATAAGTATTATTTGTGA
- a CDS encoding head GIN domain-containing protein, with protein MKNRISLLFIAVAATGLSVLSSCHIGCIKGSGNQATETRKTGDFTKIDISGGFKIILKQDTSKTLAVTADDNLMKYIRTEVGGGKLRILTRKNLCNEAPVSITLNVGAIDEIVSSGAVELTTEGRIATQNLKLQFSGASKIDMDLNAADLVTQAKGATDIILKGNAASHSMEIAGTANVKAFDFVVGNYTINTSGASDCQINVLKSLIVNSQGASDIKYKGNPTEVKTDKAGAASVKKVE; from the coding sequence ATGAAAAATCGCATATCACTTTTATTTATTGCCGTAGCTGCTACCGGTTTGTCCGTATTATCATCATGCCATATTGGTTGTATCAAAGGCTCGGGCAACCAGGCTACCGAAACACGCAAAACCGGCGATTTTACTAAAATTGATATTTCGGGCGGTTTTAAAATAATTTTGAAGCAGGATACCTCCAAAACTTTGGCAGTTACTGCCGACGATAACCTGATGAAATACATTCGTACCGAAGTGGGGGGCGGAAAACTACGTATACTTACCCGCAAAAACTTATGTAACGAGGCTCCGGTTAGCATAACGCTTAATGTAGGTGCCATTGATGAAATTGTAAGTTCGGGCGCTGTTGAACTAACTACAGAAGGACGCATTGCCACTCAAAACCTTAAACTTCAGTTTTCGGGGGCGAGCAAAATTGATATGGATTTAAACGCGGCCGATTTGGTAACCCAGGCCAAAGGAGCCACCGATATTATATTGAAAGGTAACGCCGCCTCGCACAGCATGGAAATTGCCGGAACTGCCAATGTAAAAGCATTTGATTTTGTGGTAGGAAATTACACCATCAATACTTCGGGCGCGTCTGATTGCCAGATAAATGTGCTTAAATCACTTATTGTAAACAGCCAGGGTGCTTCAGATATTAAATACAAAGGTAACCCTACCGAAGTGAAAACAGATAAAGCCGGAGCAGCATCGGTTAAAAAAGTAGAGTAA
- the tig gene encoding trigger factor: protein MNISQEKKDNLNAVIKININAEDYQARVDKAIKDQAKKAQIPGFRKGMVPPSHIKRMYGKSILVDEINNLLSDTLNNYLNEEKLDVLGQPLPQVDEEKNYNWDFTDNFEFNYEVGLAPEFALDFSSKDKLSSYKITVDDETLASRISNLRRSYGKMTNPDVSADGDVLYAELVQLSPDGSVFEGGITNTASVRLDQIQDEAIKASLIGLKKGDVVEFDIQKAFNNEVARVAALLKIEETEAADLKSKFQLTVKNVNRLEESDLDQAFFDKIFGEGEVTTEEEFRTKITEELEGMMVQDANQHLQREMYEYVLGKVNFELPDEFLKRWLKATNEKLSDEELEGGYADFAKNLKWTLIGNKIVADNDIKIEYNDVLDIAKGRIDQQFRMYSPQPISDEQLNQYAVQFLQDKENANRIFEEAKSLKVFEHLKSVITLDEKPITFEEFSKLPQA, encoded by the coding sequence ATGAATATATCACAGGAAAAAAAAGATAACCTCAACGCGGTTATCAAAATCAACATCAACGCTGAGGATTATCAGGCACGTGTAGATAAAGCAATTAAAGATCAGGCTAAAAAAGCGCAGATCCCGGGCTTCCGTAAAGGTATGGTACCACCATCGCACATTAAACGTATGTATGGTAAAAGCATCCTGGTTGATGAGATTAACAACCTGTTATCAGATACATTAAACAACTACTTAAACGAAGAGAAATTAGATGTTTTAGGTCAGCCATTGCCACAGGTTGATGAAGAGAAAAACTACAACTGGGATTTTACCGATAACTTTGAATTCAACTACGAAGTAGGTTTAGCTCCTGAGTTTGCACTTGATTTTTCATCAAAAGATAAACTGAGCAGCTACAAAATTACTGTAGATGACGAAACGTTAGCTTCACGCATTTCAAACCTGCGTCGCAGCTATGGTAAAATGACAAACCCTGACGTATCGGCAGATGGTGACGTGCTTTATGCCGAATTAGTGCAACTTTCTCCAGATGGTTCTGTTTTTGAAGGTGGAATTACCAATACTGCATCGGTACGTTTAGATCAAATTCAGGATGAGGCTATCAAAGCATCATTAATTGGTTTGAAAAAAGGCGATGTTGTAGAATTCGACATTCAGAAAGCTTTTAACAACGAAGTTGCGCGTGTAGCTGCCCTGTTAAAAATTGAAGAAACCGAAGCTGCTGATCTGAAATCGAAATTCCAGTTAACGGTTAAAAATGTAAACCGTTTAGAGGAGTCAGATCTGGATCAGGCGTTCTTTGACAAAATATTTGGCGAAGGTGAAGTAACTACCGAAGAGGAGTTCCGCACCAAAATTACCGAAGAACTGGAAGGCATGATGGTACAAGATGCCAATCAGCATTTACAGCGCGAAATGTACGAGTACGTATTAGGTAAAGTAAACTTTGAACTGCCCGACGAGTTTTTAAAACGCTGGTTGAAAGCTACCAACGAAAAACTTAGCGACGAAGAGTTAGAAGGTGGCTATGCTGATTTTGCTAAAAACCTGAAATGGACTTTAATAGGCAACAAGATCGTAGCCGATAACGATATTAAAATTGAGTACAACGATGTGCTTGATATTGCAAAAGGCCGTATCGATCAGCAATTCCGTATGTACAGCCCGCAGCCTATCAGCGATGAGCAACTTAACCAGTACGCTGTACAGTTTTTACAGGATAAAGAAAACGCCAACCGTATATTTGAGGAAGCAAAATCTCTTAAAGTATTTGAACACCTGAAAAGCGTGATTACTTTAGATGAAAAACCTATTACTTTTGAAGAATTCAGCAAATTACCGCAAGCGTAA
- the clpP gene encoding ATP-dependent Clp endopeptidase proteolytic subunit ClpP, translated as MNIDKNEFRKYAVKHHRINSIFVDKFISSVEHKMMPQAIAHPVDMTPYIIEERQLNVAQMDVFSRLMMDRIIFLGDAIYENIANIIQAQLLFLQSADAKRDIQIYINSPGGSVYAGLGIYDTMQFVTNDVATICTGMAASMAAVLLCAGADGKRAALPHSRVMIHQPLGGAQGQASDIEITAREIQKLKKELYEIISKHSGTSYEKVWEASDRDHWMIASEAKEFGMVDEILGRSSEK; from the coding sequence ATGAATATCGATAAAAACGAATTCCGCAAATACGCGGTTAAACATCACCGCATTAACAGCATCTTCGTTGATAAATTTATTTCGAGCGTTGAGCATAAAATGATGCCTCAGGCTATTGCCCACCCGGTTGATATGACGCCTTACATCATTGAGGAGCGTCAGCTGAATGTGGCTCAAATGGACGTGTTTTCACGTTTGATGATGGATCGTATCATCTTTTTAGGTGATGCCATTTATGAAAACATAGCCAACATTATCCAGGCGCAATTACTGTTCCTGCAATCGGCCGATGCCAAGCGCGACATCCAGATCTACATCAACTCTCCCGGTGGTTCGGTTTATGCAGGTTTGGGTATTTATGATACCATGCAGTTTGTAACCAACGATGTGGCTACCATTTGTACAGGTATGGCTGCATCAATGGCTGCAGTATTGCTTTGTGCCGGTGCCGATGGCAAACGTGCTGCCCTGCCGCACTCACGTGTTATGATCCACCAGCCGTTAGGTGGTGCACAAGGCCAGGCATCAGACATTGAGATCACTGCCCGCGAAATCCAGAAACTGAAAAAAGAGTTGTACGAGATCATTTCTAAACACAGTGGTACTTCATACGAAAAAGTATGGGAAGCATCAGACCGTGACCATTGGATGATTGCCAGCGAAGCCAAAGAATTTGGTATGGTTGATGAGATACTCGGCCGTAGCAGCGAGAAATAA
- the clpX gene encoding ATP-dependent Clp protease ATP-binding subunit ClpX, translated as MNKNSKEIRCSFCGAGKQDSLMLIAGLDAHICDKCVNQANEILAEELKVRKVKSNSSAPTILKPFEIKAHLDQYVIGQDDAKKVLAVAVYNHYKRLNQRVDKDEVEIEKSNIMMVGETGTGKTLLAKTIAKILNVPFCISDATVLTEAGYVGEDVESILTRLLQAADYDVAAAERGIVYIDEVDKIARKSDNASITRDVSGEGVQQALLKILEGTMVNVPPQGGRKHPDQKMITVNTSNILFICGGAFDGIDRKIASRLRTQTVGYKLNRDDNEVDTKNLYKYITPQDLKSFGLIPELIGRLPVLTYLNPLDREALHNILTQPKNSLLKQYKKLFEYEGVKLEFDTEVLDFIVDKAMEFKLGARGLRSICEAIMIDAMFEFPSKKDVKRLNVTLNYAHEKFDKSDLKKLKVA; from the coding sequence ATGAACAAAAACAGCAAGGAAATCAGGTGTTCGTTTTGTGGAGCAGGCAAGCAGGATTCCCTCATGCTGATAGCCGGGCTCGACGCTCACATCTGTGATAAATGCGTAAATCAGGCTAACGAAATTTTGGCCGAGGAGTTAAAAGTACGTAAGGTGAAATCAAATTCATCTGCTCCAACTATCCTTAAACCATTTGAAATTAAAGCTCACCTCGATCAGTATGTAATAGGACAGGACGATGCCAAGAAAGTACTTGCCGTAGCTGTTTACAACCACTACAAGCGCCTTAACCAACGTGTTGATAAGGATGAGGTGGAGATTGAAAAATCGAACATTATGATGGTGGGTGAAACAGGTACGGGTAAAACCTTGCTGGCTAAAACCATTGCTAAAATATTGAACGTTCCGTTCTGTATATCTGATGCCACGGTATTAACCGAGGCCGGTTATGTGGGCGAAGATGTTGAAAGTATACTAACCCGCCTGCTGCAGGCTGCCGATTATGATGTAGCTGCTGCCGAGCGCGGTATAGTATATATTGACGAGGTTGATAAAATTGCCCGTAAGAGTGATAATGCATCTATTACGCGCGATGTATCGGGCGAGGGTGTTCAGCAGGCTTTATTGAAAATTTTAGAAGGTACCATGGTTAACGTACCGCCGCAAGGTGGCCGTAAACACCCCGATCAGAAAATGATTACGGTGAACACCAGCAATATCCTGTTTATTTGTGGTGGCGCATTTGATGGAATTGACCGTAAAATTGCCAGCCGGTTACGCACCCAAACCGTAGGTTATAAGTTAAATCGTGATGATAATGAGGTTGATACCAAAAACCTTTACAAATACATTACCCCACAGGATTTAAAATCATTTGGTTTAATACCCGAGTTAATTGGGCGTTTGCCGGTGCTCACTTATTTAAACCCGCTCGATCGCGAGGCGCTGCACAACATCCTTACCCAGCCTAAAAACTCATTGCTTAAACAGTACAAAAAACTGTTTGAATATGAGGGTGTAAAACTGGAGTTCGATACCGAAGTGCTCGACTTTATTGTGGATAAGGCCATGGAGTTTAAATTAGGTGCACGTGGTTTACGTTCTATTTGCGAAGCTATCATGATCGATGCCATGTTTGAGTTTCCATCTAAAAAGGATGTAAAACGCCTTAATGTTACTTTAAATTATGCACACGAGAAATTCGACAAATCAGATTTGAAGAAACTGAAAGTGGCCTAA
- a CDS encoding AMP nucleosidase, which produces MNEEIEIKKDAKIVENAKEVKEVQSPVKSGLKTKDSIVNNWLPRYTGRPLSEFGSYIILTNFSKYLQLFSEWNNNAPVMGLDKPMQSVTANGMTIINFGMGSSVAATVMDLLTAIKPKAVIFLGKCGGLKKKNQVGDLILPIAAIRGEGTSNDYMPAEVPALPSFALQKAISTTIRDFSRDYWTGTCYTTNRRVWEHDKEFKKYLKSLRAMAIDMETATIFTTGFANKIPTGALLLVSDQPMIPEGVKTAESDSKVTEQYVETHLKVGIESLKQLINNGLTVKHLKF; this is translated from the coding sequence ATGAATGAAGAAATAGAAATTAAAAAAGACGCAAAAATTGTTGAAAATGCAAAAGAGGTAAAAGAGGTGCAATCGCCGGTAAAAAGCGGTTTAAAAACCAAAGATTCAATAGTAAATAACTGGTTGCCAAGGTACACCGGCCGCCCGCTCAGCGAGTTTGGAAGCTACATCATCCTCACCAATTTTTCAAAATACCTGCAACTGTTTTCGGAATGGAATAATAATGCACCAGTAATGGGGTTAGATAAGCCCATGCAAAGCGTTACTGCCAACGGCATGACCATCATTAACTTTGGTATGGGCAGTTCGGTAGCAGCCACAGTAATGGATTTGCTTACAGCCATTAAACCTAAGGCGGTTATATTTTTAGGTAAATGCGGTGGCCTGAAAAAGAAGAACCAGGTAGGTGACCTTATTTTACCCATAGCGGCCATTAGAGGCGAGGGTACATCAAATGATTACATGCCTGCCGAAGTGCCTGCATTGCCTTCGTTTGCGCTTCAAAAGGCTATATCAACCACCATACGTGATTTCTCACGCGATTACTGGACCGGAACCTGTTACACCACTAACCGCCGCGTTTGGGAGCATGATAAGGAATTTAAAAAGTACTTGAAAAGCTTACGCGCTATGGCCATTGATATGGAAACGGCAACCATATTTACCACTGGCTTTGCCAACAAAATACCTACCGGTGCATTGCTATTGGTGTCTGATCAGCCCATGATTCCGGAAGGCGTAAAAACGGCCGAAAGTGACTCCAAGGTAACCGAGCAGTACGTGGAAACCCACTTGAAAGTTGGTATCGAATCGCTAAAGCAATTGATCAATAACGGGTTGACGGTTAAACACCTGAAGTTTTAA
- a CDS encoding inositol-3-phosphate synthase yields the protein MENNVKPANGKLGILIPGLGAVATTLIAGVEAVNKGLSKPIGALTQMGNIRLGKRTENRYPKINEFVPLANLKDIVWGGWDVYSDNVYEAAVNAEVLERSLLDSVKAELESVKPMKAAFDKNYAKNLDGTHVKTGTRLDMANELIEDIKNFQEQNGLDRIVVLWCGSTEVYFEESEVHQSIVAFEQGLANDDKLIAPSMLYAYAALKLGIPFVNGAPNLTVDIPALVELAKYTETPIAGKDFKTGQTLMKTIVAPGLAARALGVNGWFSTNILGNRDGYVLDDPDNFKTKEVSKLSVLEEIFKPEANPDLYGDMYHKVRINYYPPHGDAKESWDNIDIFGWLGYKMQIKINFLCRDSILAAPVALDLALFSDLAKRAGMSGVQEWLSFYLKSPQTAPGLAPEHDIFKQLTKLQNTLRHMMGEDLITHLGLEYYQDVVDAM from the coding sequence ATGGAAAACAACGTTAAACCTGCCAATGGAAAGCTTGGTATACTAATCCCCGGTTTGGGCGCGGTTGCTACTACGCTTATTGCCGGTGTTGAAGCAGTAAACAAAGGCTTATCAAAACCAATTGGCGCACTTACTCAAATGGGTAACATCCGTTTAGGTAAAAGAACCGAAAACCGCTACCCAAAGATCAATGAATTTGTTCCGCTTGCTAACCTTAAAGATATTGTTTGGGGTGGCTGGGACGTATATTCAGACAACGTGTACGAAGCTGCCGTTAATGCCGAGGTTTTAGAAAGAAGCTTACTGGATTCGGTTAAAGCCGAACTGGAATCGGTGAAACCGATGAAAGCCGCTTTCGACAAAAACTACGCTAAAAACTTAGACGGCACCCACGTTAAAACCGGTACCCGTTTAGATATGGCTAACGAGCTTATCGAGGATATTAAAAACTTCCAGGAGCAAAACGGCTTAGACCGTATTGTGGTATTATGGTGTGGCTCTACCGAGGTTTACTTCGAAGAATCGGAAGTACACCAAAGCATTGTTGCATTTGAGCAAGGTTTAGCAAATGATGATAAACTGATTGCCCCAAGTATGCTTTACGCTTATGCAGCTTTAAAATTAGGTATTCCGTTTGTAAACGGTGCCCCTAACTTAACGGTTGATATTCCTGCATTGGTTGAGTTAGCCAAATACACCGAAACCCCGATTGCCGGTAAAGATTTTAAAACAGGTCAAACCTTGATGAAAACCATTGTTGCGCCCGGTTTAGCTGCCCGTGCTTTAGGTGTTAATGGCTGGTTCTCTACCAATATTTTGGGTAACCGCGATGGTTATGTATTAGACGATCCGGATAACTTTAAAACAAAAGAAGTATCGAAACTGAGCGTGCTGGAAGAAATTTTTAAACCAGAAGCCAACCCTGATCTTTACGGCGATATGTACCACAAAGTACGTATCAACTACTATCCTCCTCACGGCGATGCTAAAGAGAGCTGGGATAACATCGATATTTTTGGCTGGTTAGGCTACAAAATGCAAATTAAAATTAACTTCCTGTGCCGCGACTCAATTTTGGCTGCACCGGTTGCTTTAGACTTAGCTTTATTTAGCGATTTAGCTAAACGTGCCGGCATGAGCGGTGTACAAGAGTGGCTGTCATTTTACTTAAAATCGCCACAAACTGCACCAGGCTTAGCTCCTGAGCACGACATTTTCAAACAATTAACCAAACTGCAAAACACCCTGCGCCATATGATGGGCGAAGACCTGATCACACATTTAGGTCTGGAGTACTATCAGGACGTGGTTGATGCAATGTAA
- a CDS encoding NAD-dependent epimerase/dehydratase family protein, with protein MKERVLITGASGFVGYHLVEAALKANLQVFAAVRKSSKVDHLKEFDIQYAYTNFTNPEALAKEIEDNKYDYIIHAAGVTKANSTAEYDAINTGYTINLAKAAVASGRIKKFVFVSSLAAVGPLSSTEGCLDEDSVQTPVTAYGHSKKRAEEALKEITALDYVILRPTAVYGPRDKDILIILKQFAGGFEPYIGKMDQHLSFIYVKDLAQACVLGLTHGKQSAYLLSDGKRYNRYELANITKRLLSVKTFKIHLPVPVIRVVAGIAEGVSKITKKASALNVEKLNELTAVSWICSINKAQQELEFKPKYDLESGLAETLSWYKENNWL; from the coding sequence ATGAAGGAACGTGTACTGATTACCGGTGCAAGTGGCTTTGTAGGTTATCATTTAGTTGAAGCGGCTTTAAAAGCCAACCTGCAGGTATTTGCAGCGGTACGTAAAAGCAGTAAAGTAGATCATTTAAAAGAGTTTGATATACAATATGCTTATACTAATTTTACCAACCCTGAGGCTTTAGCCAAAGAGATCGAAGACAATAAATACGATTACATTATACACGCTGCAGGCGTAACTAAGGCTAATTCAACTGCGGAGTATGATGCTATTAACACTGGTTATACCATTAACCTGGCTAAGGCAGCGGTGGCAAGTGGGCGCATAAAAAAGTTTGTATTTGTAAGCAGTTTAGCTGCTGTTGGTCCGCTATCGAGCACCGAAGGTTGCCTTGATGAAGATAGCGTGCAAACGCCGGTTACGGCATACGGCCATAGCAAAAAACGCGCTGAAGAGGCTTTAAAAGAAATTACTGCCCTCGACTACGTTATTTTAAGGCCTACTGCCGTATACGGTCCGCGCGATAAGGATATACTCATTATACTGAAGCAGTTTGCAGGTGGCTTTGAACCCTATATAGGCAAAATGGACCAGCACCTGAGCTTTATTTACGTGAAGGATTTAGCGCAGGCCTGTGTGTTGGGACTAACTCATGGCAAACAAAGCGCCTATTTACTGTCAGACGGGAAACGTTATAACCGTTACGAATTAGCAAATATTACAAAACGCTTACTTAGTGTAAAAACTTTTAAAATACATTTGCCCGTTCCTGTTATACGCGTGGTAGCAGGCATTGCCGAAGGGGTGAGCAAGATCACCAAAAAAGCATCGGCTTTAAATGTGGAAAAGCTTAACGAGCTAACAGCTGTTAGCTGGATTTGCAGCATTAACAAAGCTCAACAAGAACTGGAGTTTAAGCCAAAATATGATTTAGAAAGTGGACTGGCCGAAACACTGAGCTGGTATAAAGAAAATAACTGGTTGTAA
- the spt gene encoding serine palmitoyltransferase gives MRKRLHEKIAQFTDVKDVRDKGVYPFFRPISSGQDTEVIIDGQRVLMFGSNSYLGLTNHPKIKEASKKAVDKYGTGCAGSRFLNGTLDIHIELENRLAAYVGKEAAVLFSTGFQVNLGVLSCITGRNDYLILDEYDHASIIDGSRLSFSRVIKYAHNDMQDLQRKLALLPEEAVKVIAVDGIFSMEGDIVKLPEVAVLAEQYGANIFVDDAHSLGVIGHKGAGTASHFNMNDDVDLIMGTFSKSFASLGGFIAADHETVDYLKHRARSLMFSASMPPASVASVIAALDIIETEPERIDKLWDNTNYAMKLLLDEGFDLGPTESPILPIYIRDNDKTFMVTKLLQDNGVFVNPVVSPAVPSDSSLLRFSLMATHTFAQIDEAVDKISRAFKEVGVTTVKEKI, from the coding sequence ATGCGCAAGAGACTACATGAGAAGATAGCTCAGTTTACTGACGTAAAGGATGTGAGGGATAAAGGTGTTTACCCTTTTTTCAGACCTATATCATCTGGCCAGGATACTGAGGTAATAATTGATGGGCAACGGGTGCTGATGTTTGGTTCAAACTCATATTTGGGCTTAACAAACCATCCAAAAATAAAAGAAGCTTCAAAAAAAGCCGTAGATAAATACGGTACCGGCTGTGCAGGATCGAGGTTCTTAAATGGTACACTTGATATTCACATCGAGCTGGAAAACCGTTTGGCTGCTTACGTAGGCAAAGAAGCTGCTGTACTTTTTAGCACAGGCTTTCAGGTTAACCTTGGTGTATTATCATGCATTACCGGTCGTAACGACTATTTAATACTTGATGAGTATGACCATGCCTCTATAATTGATGGTAGCCGCCTGTCGTTTTCACGCGTAATTAAATACGCCCATAACGATATGCAGGACTTACAGCGCAAACTGGCCCTGCTGCCCGAAGAAGCTGTTAAGGTTATTGCCGTTGATGGTATCTTTAGCATGGAAGGTGACATTGTTAAGTTACCCGAAGTTGCTGTTTTAGCCGAACAATATGGTGCCAATATATTTGTTGATGATGCACACAGCTTAGGTGTAATTGGACACAAAGGTGCCGGTACTGCATCGCACTTTAACATGAACGATGATGTTGACCTTATTATGGGTACCTTCAGTAAATCGTTTGCCTCTTTAGGTGGTTTTATTGCTGCCGACCATGAAACTGTTGATTATTTAAAGCACCGTGCACGTTCATTAATGTTTAGCGCAAGTATGCCTCCTGCTTCGGTAGCCAGCGTTATTGCCGCTCTTGACATTATTGAAACCGAGCCTGAGCGTATTGACAAGTTATGGGATAATACCAATTATGCCATGAAGCTTTTATTGGATGAAGGTTTTGACCTTGGCCCAACTGAAAGCCCTATTCTGCCTATATACATCCGCGATAACGATAAAACCTTTATGGTTACCAAATTATTGCAGGATAACGGCGTGTTTGTGAACCCGGTTGTATCTCCGGCCGTTCCATCTGATTCTTCCCTGCTGCGTTTCTCATTAATGGCAACTCACACGTTTGCCCAAATTGATGAGGCCGTAGATAAAATATCAAGGGCATTTAAAGAAGTTGGCGTAACCACCGTTAAAGAAAAAATATGA